In Polynucleobacter arcticus, the following proteins share a genomic window:
- a CDS encoding GIY-YIG nuclease family protein, with protein MTWLVYLLECADGSYYAGITNRLDHRLAAHNSGEGARYTRGRRPVILLATQEHPDRSEASKAESKLKKLPRAEKLGFFK; from the coding sequence TTGACTTGGCTTGTTTACCTTCTAGAGTGCGCTGATGGCAGCTATTACGCCGGTATCACCAACCGTCTTGATCATCGCTTAGCAGCCCATAACTCGGGGGAAGGTGCGCGTTATACGAGGGGGCGAAGACCGGTCATTCTCTTGGCAACACAAGAGCACCCTGATCGATCTGAAGCCTCCAAGGCAGAGTCAAAGCTCAAGAAATTACCCAGAGCAGAAAAGCTGGGATTTTTTAAATAG
- a CDS encoding 3'-5' exonuclease family protein, translating into MSLSDQEYPPLAFVDIETTGSHFERDRITEVGIKSLIHDQVDTWESLINPQAFIPQNIQSLTGIRPEMVGRQPPFEDLATEIARELEGKIFVAHNARFDYGFLKASFKRVGIDFKPKVLCTVKLSRLLFPEQPRHNLDTIISAHGLQISARHRALGDADLLLQFWRVCEAKLGREALLKAVNQLIGNASLPPNIDKALVDLIPEKPGCYIFYGENQVPLYIGKSISLRSRVMGHFQGALTLRKEMKLSLQIRDIDWIETSGELGALILESRLIKERMPSMNIKLRRSKDLCAWKLELDQDGVLTPSLVGHRELDPGVQENLYGLFYSKREANSYLKAIAKKYRLCEALLGLEKRIEGKACFGYQVKQCGGACIGDSPIELHNLQLKTTLELFQVQVWPYSGPIAIKEAGHMHVVDRWRYLGTAINEEELYELADSGEGEFDLDIYKILKKALAGNFKSQVIPLGVQGAA; encoded by the coding sequence ATGTCCTTGAGTGATCAGGAATATCCCCCATTAGCCTTTGTTGATATTGAGACAACAGGCTCTCATTTTGAGCGTGATCGCATTACCGAAGTGGGTATCAAATCTCTGATTCATGATCAGGTAGATACTTGGGAAAGTCTCATCAATCCCCAAGCATTTATTCCGCAAAATATCCAAAGCTTAACCGGCATCCGGCCGGAGATGGTAGGTCGCCAGCCGCCTTTTGAAGACTTGGCTACAGAGATTGCTCGAGAGCTCGAGGGCAAAATCTTTGTAGCCCATAACGCACGATTTGACTATGGGTTTTTAAAGGCATCTTTTAAGCGGGTAGGCATCGACTTTAAGCCCAAAGTGCTGTGTACCGTGAAACTCTCCAGATTATTATTTCCAGAGCAGCCGAGACACAATCTCGACACCATTATCAGTGCTCATGGCCTACAGATTAGCGCACGTCACCGCGCATTGGGCGATGCTGATTTGCTTCTCCAATTTTGGCGAGTGTGCGAGGCTAAGCTCGGTCGTGAAGCGCTTCTTAAGGCAGTAAATCAACTGATCGGCAATGCGAGCTTGCCGCCCAATATTGATAAAGCACTGGTGGATTTGATTCCAGAAAAGCCGGGTTGCTATATTTTTTATGGCGAGAATCAAGTTCCGCTGTATATCGGTAAGAGTATTTCCTTACGCAGCAGGGTGATGGGACATTTTCAGGGGGCGCTCACCTTGCGAAAGGAAATGAAGCTCTCCTTACAAATCAGGGATATCGATTGGATTGAGACTAGCGGGGAATTGGGCGCCCTGATTCTGGAGTCGCGCCTCATTAAAGAACGTATGCCCAGCATGAACATTAAATTACGCCGATCCAAAGACCTCTGCGCTTGGAAATTAGAATTGGATCAGGATGGCGTGCTAACGCCGAGCCTAGTCGGTCACCGTGAATTAGATCCCGGAGTTCAAGAAAATCTGTATGGCTTGTTCTACAGCAAAAGAGAGGCTAACTCTTATCTCAAAGCCATTGCAAAAAAATATCGACTCTGTGAGGCGCTACTTGGCTTGGAGAAGCGTATTGAGGGCAAGGCTTGCTTTGGTTACCAGGTAAAGCAATGTGGGGGTGCGTGCATTGGAGACTCCCCCATTGAGTTGCACAATCTACAACTCAAAACTACCTTGGAATTGTTTCAGGTTCAGGTTTGGCCATATTCAGGCCCCATTGCGATCAAAGAAGCTGGCCATATGCATGTAGTGGATCGATGGCGTTATCTGGGTACCGCAATCAACGAGGAAGAGCTCTATGAGTTGGCTGACTCAGGAGAGGGCGAGTTTGACTTGGATATCTACAAGATCTTAAAAAAAGCATTGGCAGGAAACTTCAAGAGTCAGGTGATCCCTTTAGGGGTTCAGGGTGCTGCGTAG
- a CDS encoding RrF2 family transcriptional regulator: protein MNVNTAVRAALNTLVDIASHSGSVHPVTGLELAQRQKLSISRIELLLSALRAAGIVKGTKGRNGGYTLLQDPRMVTIKDVVLAMNYIKKRKVEACDVASELYQSLETYMLGCMANVSLSDAIKDYVPRFSEAKAAPERQTISYAPAYSEIKIDKPVKGEVQRVIKAPFKKVEDVPLGPNSIFSFGDYLHKSS, encoded by the coding sequence ATGAACGTAAATACAGCTGTGAGGGCCGCACTCAATACTTTGGTCGATATCGCTTCGCATTCGGGTAGCGTTCACCCAGTAACCGGCCTAGAGTTGGCACAACGTCAAAAACTATCGATCAGCAGGATTGAGTTGCTATTAAGTGCCTTACGTGCCGCCGGAATCGTTAAGGGTACAAAGGGGCGTAACGGCGGCTATACGCTCTTGCAAGACCCCCGAATGGTCACTATTAAAGACGTGGTGTTGGCCATGAACTACATAAAAAAACGCAAGGTTGAGGCCTGCGATGTGGCAAGCGAGTTGTATCAATCCCTTGAGACTTACATGCTTGGCTGTATGGCCAATGTGAGCCTCTCCGATGCTATCAAGGACTACGTACCTCGATTTAGTGAGGCTAAGGCAGCTCCGGAGCGTCAGACGATTTCTTACGCACCAGCTTATTCAGAAATTAAAATCGATAAGCCAGTCAAGGGCGAGGTTCAGCGAGTCATTAAGGCACCTTTTAAGAAGGTGGAGGATGTTCCGCTAGGACCAAACTCCATATTTAGCTTTGGTGACTATCTGCACAAATCCAGTTAA
- a CDS encoding DUF2244 domain-containing protein, giving the protein MKTWKMRRNCSLTPSQLLKFYLGLVCLSVTVATGFLLVGVKMILIFTAIELTAVTIGFLVYCRHALDFEQIEISGTRLVVKKFIAYKETVIEFNTRWARLSQPQEREKTFSIAQTGQSVELGQFLRPEQLRSLIAEIRPYLG; this is encoded by the coding sequence ATGAAAACTTGGAAAATGCGGCGAAATTGTTCGCTGACACCCTCTCAGTTGCTCAAGTTCTATTTGGGTCTGGTTTGTCTGTCAGTTACCGTAGCCACCGGTTTTTTATTGGTCGGGGTAAAGATGATTCTGATCTTCACTGCAATCGAGCTGACTGCAGTGACAATCGGTTTTTTGGTGTACTGCAGACATGCCTTGGATTTTGAGCAGATAGAGATCAGCGGTACCCGTTTGGTGGTGAAGAAGTTCATCGCCTATAAAGAAACCGTGATTGAATTTAATACCCGCTGGGCCAGACTGTCTCAGCCGCAAGAGCGTGAAAAAACTTTCTCTATAGCGCAGACGGGGCAAAGCGTTGAGCTTGGTCAGTTTTTAAGACCTGAGCAATTGCGAAGTTTGATTGCTGAGATCAGACCTTACTTGGGTTGA
- a CDS encoding LON peptidase substrate-binding domain-containing protein — MTKPSLTASWIPLFPLGTTLFPGGIIALKIFEARYLDMMKRCLRENTPYGVISILADKAVDSDTSVAHFSDIGTLATLEEFDPIQPALYMTKSYGIQRFKVLNLRQESDGLWMGQIELIAADPEIPLPKEHEKVASLLQEIMSIIKSEDLLGDGAFRMPANPDDCGWVSNRLAELLPLPLAQKNHLLAQSNPRIRLDLISEIIEEDGLHNIVMH; from the coding sequence ATGACAAAACCCTCTTTAACCGCTAGCTGGATTCCCTTATTTCCTCTGGGAACCACCCTATTTCCGGGTGGCATCATTGCGCTCAAAATTTTTGAAGCACGCTACTTAGACATGATGAAGCGTTGCCTTCGCGAAAATACCCCCTATGGAGTAATCAGCATTCTGGCTGACAAAGCCGTTGACTCAGATACTTCCGTAGCGCACTTTTCTGATATTGGTACCTTGGCAACATTAGAGGAATTTGATCCAATTCAGCCAGCCCTCTATATGACCAAGTCTTATGGAATACAACGATTCAAAGTACTCAATCTCCGACAAGAGTCTGATGGTTTGTGGATGGGCCAGATTGAGCTGATTGCCGCTGACCCTGAAATCCCATTACCAAAAGAACATGAAAAGGTAGCCTCGCTCCTGCAGGAGATCATGTCTATTATTAAAAGTGAAGATCTATTGGGAGATGGCGCATTTAGGATGCCAGCAAATCCCGATGATTGTGGCTGGGTCTCTAATCGGTTGGCTGAATTACTACCACTCCCCCTCGCGCAGAAGAATCACTTACTTGCGCAAAGTAACCCCAGAATTCGACTCGATTTGATTTCAGAAATCATCGAGGAAGATGGCTTGCACAACATCGTCATGCATTAA